Proteins encoded together in one Gigantopelta aegis isolate Gae_Host chromosome 8, Gae_host_genome, whole genome shotgun sequence window:
- the LOC121379662 gene encoding uncharacterized protein LOC121379662, with protein sequence MDVLNTSKLSNQSLDLYNMDVLNTSGLSNQSLDLYNMDVLNTSKLSNQSLDLYNMDVLNTSGLSNQSLDLYNMDVLNTSGLSNQSLDLYNMDVLNTSKLSNQSLDLYNMDVLNTSGLSNQSLDLYNMDVLNTSGLSNQSLDLYNMDVLNTSGLSNQSLDLYNMDVLNTSGLSNQSLDLYNMDVLNTSGLSNQSLDLYNMDVLNTSGLSNQSLDLYNMDVLNTSGLSNQSLDLYNMDVLNTSGLSNQSLDLYNMDVLNTSGLSNQSLDLYNMDVLNTSGLSNQSLDLYNMDVLNTSGLSNQSLDLYNMDVLNTSGLSNQSLDLYNMDVLNTSGLSNQSLDLYNMDVLNTSGLSNQSLDLYNMDVLNTSGLSNQSLDLYNMDVLNTSGLSNQSLDLYNMDVLNTSGLSNQSLDLYNMDVLNTSGLSNQSLDLYNMDVLNTSGLSNQSLDLYNMDVLNTSKLSNQ encoded by the coding sequence ATGGATGTTTTGAACACATCCAAACTATCCAATCAATCACTGGATCTGTACAACATGGATGTTTTGAACACATCCGGACTATCCAATCAATCACTGGATCTGTACAACATGGATGTTTTGAACACATCCAAACTATCCAATCAATCACTGGATCTGTACAACATGGATGTTTTGAACACATCCGGACTATCCAATCAATCACTGGATCTGTACAACATGGATGTTTTGAACACATCCGGACTATCCAATCAATCACTGGATCTGTACAACATGGATGTTTTGAACACATCCAAACTATCCAATCAATCACTGGATCTGTACAACATGGATGTTTTGAACACATCCGGACTATCCAATCAATCACTGGATCTGTACAACATGGATGTTTTGAACACATCCGGACTATCCAATCAATCACTGGATCTGTACAACATGGATGTTTTGAACACATCCGGACTATCCAATCAATCACTGGATCTGTACAACATGGATGTTTTGAACACATCCGGACTATCCAATCAATCACTGGATCTGTACAACATGGATGTTTTGAACACATCCGGACTATCCAATCAATCACTGGATCTGTACAACATGGATGTTTTGAACACATCCGGACTATCCAATCAATCACTGGATCTGTACAACATGGATGTTTTGAACACATCCGGACTATCCAATCAATCACTGGATCTGTACAACATGGATGTTTTGAACACATCCGGACTATCCAATCAATCACTGGATCTGTACAACATGGATGTTTTGAACACATCCGGACTATCCAATCAATCACTGGATCTGTACAACATGGATGTTTTGAACACATCCGGACTATCCAATCAATCACTGGATCTGTACAACATGGATGTTTTGAACACATCCGGACTATCCAATCAATCACTGGATCTGTACAACATGGATGTTTTGAACACATCCGGACTATCCAATCAATCACTGGATCTGTACAACATGGATGTTTTGAACACATCCGGACTATCCAATCAATCACTGGATCTGTACAACATGGATGTTTTGAACACATCCGGACTATCCAATCAATCACTGGATCTGTACAACATGGATGTTTTGAACACATCCGGACTATCCAATCAATCACTGGATCTGTACAACATGGATGTTTTGAACACATCCGGACTATCCAATCAATCACTGGATCTGTACAACATGGATGTTTTGAACACATCCGGACTATCCAATCAATCACTGGATCTGTACAACATGGATGTTTTGAACACATCCGGACTATCCAATCAATCACTGGATCTGTACAACATGGATGTTTTGAACACATCCGGACTATCCAATCAATCACTGGATCTGTACAACATGGATGTTTTGAACACATCCAAACTATCCAATCAATAA